The genomic DNA CAGGGTTTACTTTCATAAACTCTTCGGCCCAAGCCTGTCCCAAGTTCACCATCGTATCAGACCCTTTGATCTGGAGCGCTTTCTTTCCACTGCCGCAGCCAGAAACCAAAATCGCCAGTACAATGGCTATAGTATAAAGTCCAATCCTTTTTATCATATTAACCCCCTAATGTTTAATAAATAAATTATGGCGTTTGATTGTTACGCGTATGTTACAGGCATGTTAACAAGCGGTTAATTAATTAAGCGGCCGACGGTGCTTCACCACTTTTGCCTCTACCAGGTAAATGATTTCTTCAGCTAAATTGGTAACATGATCAACGATCCGCTCTAAATGGCGTGAGATCAGTAGCAGCTGAATTGTCCGGCGAATATCCTGCCCGTCTTGGCTCATGGCCCGGACAAGAACATTATGGACATTATCTCGTAATTTATCGACGATAGTCTCGTTCTCCCATACTTCTTTGGCTTTGACCGGATCCAGGTTGATGAAAGCGTCAAGTATTTTGGCAACCGCATTTTTCGCCTGTCGCGCCATTTCCGCTATATCAGGAGGGGTTTTTAGTTTGGGCGGCGCGGCCAGCTCCTTCGCCCGTCGGGCAATGTCTTCGGCCAGGTCACCGATCCGTTCCAGGTCGTTGGCGATCTTCATTCCGGTCATGATCAACCGGAGATCGGAAGCTTCCGGCTGGCGCAGAGCGATCAATTGGATGCTCTGCTCATCAATCTCCAGTTCAAGCCGATCGATCTCTTCGTCGGCGCTGATAACTTCCTCCGCCAGCGCGACATTCTGACACTCCAACGCTTCAATCGCGCGATGGATCAAGCTTTGGACCAATCCCCCCATCTTCATGATAATCGTCTTAAAATCAATCAGTTCCTGGTCGAAAACTC from Candidatus Margulisiibacteriota bacterium includes the following:
- the phoU gene encoding phosphate signaling complex protein PhoU, translating into MDHKRVFDQELIDFKTIIMKMGGLVQSLIHRAIEALECQNVALAEEVISADEEIDRLELEIDEQSIQLIALRQPEASDLRLIMTGMKIANDLERIGDLAEDIARRAKELAAPPKLKTPPDIAEMARQAKNAVAKILDAFINLDPVKAKEVWENETIVDKLRDNVHNVLVRAMSQDGQDIRRTIQLLLISRHLERIVDHVTNLAEEIIYLVEAKVVKHRRPLN